The window GAGTTGATATCAACCCACGCTTATGTCGTAACGGCTGCCACACTTATATCGTAACAGCCCGTGACGCCGAGGGCAGTGGGCAATTCCTGTTAGCCTCGCGTGTTAGCTGCCGCGGCCACGCGGCGCCGTGCGGATTTGAGGTTCCGCCGAGCCCGGCTATTCCAGCGGCGGGCCGGGTTCAAGGGGCCATGGTTCGGGTTGTTCAGTTGGTCGCAGGTAAACACGCACGGAGCCATCTCCGCTCCGGCCGCCCTCGCGGAGGAGGGAGAACAGCGACCTACGGCGTCGTCGCCAAGGCCGGATCGTCCCAGGTGATTTTGCACTGGGGCAGGGCCTGCCGGAGGTCGGCGATTTGTGCCGGCGTTACTTTCGTTCTCTTGAGCTTTAGCGTCGTCAGGCTCTGGCAAACGGTGCCCCTTTCAGAATCGCCAAATCCGCAACGAGCGTCCTATCGCATCGTGAAGTGTCGGCGTTTTGTCGCAAGATATTACCCACTTGTGAGTTGCGGCAATTTCACGACGCGAATAAAATTTTTGACGGCGTTGAAGCATCTTATTCTAAGGTGGTCCGGCCATTCTCCTCGCTTCGCCATTCGCGCCGTAGACCTTTCGGCAAACAAACGCGAGGACGGTAGATTCAACGGCTTTCAGCAGATCAAGACCTCCGCCAATCCATTTCGCAAACAGCCCGACCGTCAATTTCGCCAAGGAATCATCATGCTCAATCGTCGAGAAATGCTGCACCAAATGGCGGTCGGTTCCGGTGCCGCGCTCGGCCTCTCGCTTCTTCCCGATCGTCTCATGGCGTCGCCGGCCGGTAACGGGGCTCCGAAGCGAATCGTCTTCTTTCTGCAGAATCAGGGCTTCGATCCGGCGACCTGCGTTCCCGCCGGGATGACCCGCAGCGGATCCCTGGCGAAGGCCAGGCTTCCCGAGCCCATCGAGGCGCTTGAGCCTTACAAAGAACGATTGCACATTATCAACGGCCTGCACGGCACGCACACCAGCCCGTCGCACAGCGCCTTCTTCGGTGCGCTCGGCGGCTATCGCGGGGGCGACGGTGTTCCGCCGAGCGCCTCGACGATCGACTACGAGCTGAGCAAGGCCCTGCCGCAGACGTTGCTACCTCACCTCTGCATCGGCATGGACTCGATCGAGAACATGACGACCAAGCCCACGATCGCCACGCTGTCCGCCGGCGGCGCCGGGCAGCCCATCTTCATGTATTCGAATCCGAATCACCTCTATCAGCTGCTGTACGGCGGCATTTCCACCGGCGACATCCGGCTTCAGCACGAAGCGCGGTCGAACGTGTTGACTCAGATCGAAACGCTCGCCGCGGCCGAAGGCCGATCGCTGCCGAGCGCGGAAGCGCACCGCTATGGGCGGTACGTCCAGGGATTCAGAGACGTGAACGGCCTGCGCGATCGCCTCGACACGGTCGCCGATCATTTGCGTAAGTTCGCACCAAAAATCGACGAACGCTTCACCAAACCAAAGTTCGAAACCGACTGGCACGACGTCTTGCTCGATCTGGGCATCTCGGCGCTTGCGTCGGGCATTACCAACACGCTGACCATCGGGTCCGGACGAGGCGAAATCTTTGGCGCTTGGAAAGGGCTGGGCGTCGAACAGCAGGGCCATAACTTGGGCCACATGGCGCAGCCCGACAACCCCATCTGGATCAAGATCCGTCAGTACAACAGTCGCATGCTCGTGCGGATGATGGAAGCTTTGGAGCGAGTGCCCGAAGGGAGCGGCACGATGATGGATCACACCCTGATCGTCTACACCAGCAACAACGCCGACAAGCAGCACACCAACGGCGCGAACTGGCCGGTCTTGCTCCTGGGCAACTGCGGCGGCCTGTTCAAGACCGGATGCTTCACGCAGCTCGACGGCAAGCGACCGATCAACGCGCTTTATACGACGCTACTCCGCTCCGCAGGCCAAAACGTGGATTCCTTCAACATGGACGAAAAACTGGCCGGAAGGTTCGATTCCGGCACCGGACCGCTCAAGGAAGTATTGGCATGAGCAGAACCGGAATGGTCTGGGCGTTGGCGCTTTCGTTCGGCATGTCGTCCGTCGCAATCGCCGAGACTTATACGCCGGGCCAAAAGATCGACCGTGATTTCGCCGGTTTTGCCCGACCGTTTCTTGTTCGCCACTGCGTCGATTGTCATGGCGAGACGGAACCTGAAGGCAACCTTTCGCTCCAAAGTCTCGGGTCGGTCGACGAAGTCAATGCCGCCATTTGGAAGAGCGTCTGGGCTCAGGTCGCCTTGAAGGAGATGCCCCCTCGCGATGCGGAACAGCCCGGCGTCATCGAGCGGCTGCAGTTTTCCGACTGGATCATCGGCGAACTCTCGCGCGTGCTGCGCGATAAGGGCGGGTTCCGCGCCCATCTCGATCCCGATAAAGGCAATTTCGTCGATCACGATCTCCTTTTCGGTCCGTTGCCCGACGGCATCCGACTCGCCCCGACATCGTCGCCGGCTCGCCTCTGGCGAGTGACGCCGCAAGAGCACGTCACGCGGCTCAATGAATTAATCAACACGGAGCCGAAATTCGATCCGAAGAATCCCGGCCTGCGCGCGCACGGCGACTCCGTTCCCACCAACCACGGCGGCGAACTCAAGCTGTACTTCGGCACCGATAACATCATCCAATGGCAAGGCGGGACGGTGGCCTATGCCACTGCGGTCAAGAGCGTCCCCGCCGTCCTGGCTTCGGCGCGCAATCACGGGTTGAAGAATTATCCGGATTTCTATTCGGTCAACAGCGCCGAAGCCACGCAGATCATGGACATCGCCGACGACATCATCCGCTATATGGCTTACGGGCCGCTGAGCATCGCCGAGCCGTATCAGATCACGGACGATCCCGCATCCATCGCCGACAAAATGCAGGGCGATCTTCGCGGCCTTCCTACAAGTCTGGTCTACAGCACCAAGTTCTTGCGACCGCGGACGCCCGTCTACGACCTGATGAAAGAAGAGGGAGCGACGGACGAGCGTTTGCGTGCGGCGGTAAACTACCTATTCGAAGCCCTGGCCTTCCGGCCGCCGTCCGAATCGGAGTCGGACGACTACCTCTCGATCGTCAAAAACTCCATCAAGAAGCTCGGCAAAGAAGACGGCGCCGTTCTCGGCTTGTCGTCCATCTTCCTCGATCGTGATGCGCTCTTCCGTCCCGAACTTGTCGAGAGCGGCACGCCCGATCGGTACGGTCGCGTCATGCTCCAAGACTGGGAACTGGGGCTCGCGGTCAATCACGCGCTAAGTTACGTCAAGCCGGATGAAGAACTGCGGCAGGCAATCGTCGCAGGGCGCATGCAAACGCGGGACGATGTCCGACGCGAGGTCGAACGAATGCTGGCCGACGACGCCGTCCGCAAGCCGCGCATCTTGCAATTCTTCCGCGATTACTTCGACTACGACCTCGGCGGCTACATTTGCAAAGACGGCAAAGCGCTGAACGCGACGGGCGTGAGCAACCGCGGATCGTCGCATTACCGCGCCATGTTCGACGCAACGGCGAGCACCGATCGTCTGATCGAGCTGATTCTTCAGGACGACAAGGATGTCCTGAAGCGGCTGCTCACGACCGATCGAGTCGTCGCAACCAAAGCCGACAATCTTTACTTGGGCGAGCAACGCACCCGGGCGGAGGCGAGAGCCGCGGCGGCGCAGAAGAAGGAATCGACGGCCAAGAACGCGAAAGAACCGATTGAGAATTACAATGTCACGGAAGCGACTTTATCCGGTCCGCCCATTTCAGCGCGCGTGAGTCGGCGCAGCTTTGGTAACGGGTCGATGGTACCCGATCGCATCCTGGCAACGGTCCCGGTAGGTCAACGCCTCGGTATTCTGACGCATCCCAGTTGGCTCGTTTCACATTCCGATGCCGTCGACAACCACGCCGTTCGTCGCGGCAAATGGATTCGCGAAAAACTGCTGGGCGGCGGCATCCCCGATGTGCCGATCACGGTGGATGCGATGCTCCCCGATGAACCGGACCACACCCTGCGCGAACGGATGCGTGTCACGCGGGAAACCTACTGCTGGACGTGCCATAAGAAGATGGACCCGCTCGGCTTGCCGTTCGAAATGTACAATCACGCCGGCCTGTTCCGAAAGACGGAACTCGACAAACCGGTCGACACGACGGGCGAGATCATTGAATCCGGCGAGCCTGCACTCGACGGCAAAGTCGCCGACGCGATGGACCTGATTCATAAGCTCGCGGAAAGTCGTCGTCCCGAACAGGTTTTCGTCCGCCACGCGTTCCGCTTCTGGATGGGCCGCAACGAAACCCTCAACGACGCCCCCGTGCTTCAAGCGGCCTACCGCGCCTACAAAGACGGCGGCGGCAGCATGAAAGCGCTGCTCACGACGCTGCTTACCTCCGATGCGTTTCTCTACCGCACTCGCAGTGAGCCGGCGTCGGCCGACGTAAACTAGACGGCGATGAATTGCGGACGCATCGTTTGCCCGCAAGGAAAACTCGGCATCCGACTGGAAGTCTCCAACGGATCGTCGCGGGACACCCTCCGACGCCCTACGGCAGTTGCAGGTCTTTGAACTCAAACTCGATCGTTTCCGTCTCGACCGGTTCGGCGAGTATCAAACGCAGGGTCGCCGTCTTCTCGTGAAGACCGTCGTAAATCTTAGTCAGGGTCCGGACCCCTTCCATGCGCTTACGCTGCTCGAGCCTGTGTGGGAGCAGTCGTCCCCCTTTCACCAGGCCCCACTCGGCCACGCGATCGTCGTCGCTGGGGAGCTTGAGCTTGAGCGTCGTCGTGCCGTCTCTCGTATAGACCGACGCGCGAATCGGAAAGTCTTCCAGCTTCGGATGCTCGACCTTCTTGCCGATCAGCGCATCGGCATCGCCGAGTTCGAGCGGCGTCAGCTTCACCCGCGCAACCGTCGCCGTGCCTTTCAGCGACTTGATCTTCGCGGCACCGCGGTCGGGCGCGTCGAGCACCAGCCTGACGACGGGTCCCCCGTTGCCGCGAGCCGTTTTCCAGTCTTTCGTGCGGATGAGTCCCTCGAGAAACCGATTTTCGCCGGGTCGCGCTGTCGGCGTCAGCCGTTTACCCGTGTCGAGTTCGATCGGCTCCAACTGCAGTTTGACGAAGTGTTCCTCCGCCGGGTCGGCCGCCACGACGCGGCGGATCCACAGGCCGACGTGCATCGTCGCAATGTCGGCCTCCGGAGCGGCGTCGACCGACCAGCCGCGACCGATACCCATATCGGTAACTTCAATCGGCCCGCCAGGAACGAACATCGGAATGCCGGAGTTTTCCTGTGCGACGCTCGGCATCCAATCGGCACCTTCCAGCAGCCCCAGCGTGATCAGGCCCGCCCGATGAATCGCGCAGTCGGGAACCTGGTACACCTCGTCGACCGTTTTTCGTCGCCAATCGGCCACGTCGTCGCCGCCGAAGCGGGTGGCGGCCATCAGCCAACGCTCGACGCCCGCACGCGTTCCGGGCGTGCTTTCGGGGGCGAACTCGCGCTCGACCGCGGTCCAGCACTCGCGCTTGGGAGCGAGGAACGCCAGTCCGTACAGCTGCGCCGTGCCGTTGGGATTGAGTCTGGCGAGTCCCCGCTGGTACCGTGAGTTTTCCCGCCACTCGGTCGCAAACAGTCCATCGTTGGCGAGCCACAGCTTCGGCAGCGAGCCTACCATTTTGTCGGCGTGCGCTTTGGCCCGTGCCGCTTCCGTTGCGGCACCGGCGGCCGCAAACATACCCTCGCTCGAGCGCAGCCCGGCGTAAACCTCCAGGTTGTGCATCAGGTTCTTGAACCGAGCGGCGTGGGTCTCCCAGGTCAGGCCGTCGTCGTCGGCGAGTTCCGCCAGCAGTTTCAGCGCCTTCGTCGCCGCCGCAACCATCGCAGGCGAAACCGTTCCGCCCGAACGCTGGAATCGACCCACGGTGAGCAGGAACATGGCGGCCGAGCGATTGTATTCGCCCACGTTATCACTGGCGTGCAGGCCATGGGTGGAGGAGATGGAGTGATACCACCAATAGCCGCGGGGCCCTTGATGTTCGGCACACCAGACGAGCCACTTCTCGACGATCGCCAGATCGTAGGCGTTCGGCTTCCGGTCGTGAGCCGCCAGCAGGGCCAGGGCGCCGTAATGCGAGTAAGTCGGTGAAATGCTCGCAACGTGCTTTCCCGGAGCTTTGAATCGATTGAGATCCACGGGCTCTTCGCCCAAACCGCCGTCCGGGCATTGGCACGTGCGAATCCGCAACAAGCACCGCTCGACGGCCGTCTCTTCGGCCGGCGTTAGCTTGATCCGGTCGCCCGGCCCGGCCCCGGGCGTCTGGGCCGCTGCGGCCGAGCATGCGGCAAGAACGAGGCCGAGCAAGCCTGCGAGAAAGCAAATGGGGCGCATATTCTGATCCTGGGGGCTTCGCCGCGGCTTGCCGCACCTGGCGCGCGGGCGGCCGTGCCTAATCGTTCAACTTAGAAATCACTCCGAGAAGCTTCCTGAGCCGGCCGGGTATGAACGCTAATAGTACGTAGCATGAGCCGGATGCCCCAACACTGCAGCAAGACGACCGCAAAGTCAAAAGGCATCGCGGCGGCGGCCGGTCAAGGATCATCTCCGGATTCTAACCGACGGGCGGCCGTAACGCTGCTGAATCGTGTTCAGGCTAGCGCGTCATTGCCACGAAAAGCATGTCGCAAGACGCGATGATCGCGAGCAGCAACAGAAACAGAATCACGAAGCGCCAGACCAGCGAAAGTTTCTTTCTCTCTCCCATCCCCGCTTCCTAGCCGATGGGCGGGCTTAGATCACCCAATTCGCTGCGGGGGTGGTGTCTTGTTGTGTGCAGGGCGGCGGAACCACGGGAAGTCCGACGCGTGTTAGCGACGTCCGTATCGCAACCAAAAGAGGAACGCGGCGAATTCAAGCATGGCGAGCACGAAATAGGGTCGCACGTTAATCGGCGCACCGTGCTCGAATTGCGAACGCTTGAGGTTGCGAATGGCAAAATTAAGAGCGACCGCGATGCCGACGGCCGGGAGAAATCCTAAGCCGAAATGTGCCCCCAAAACAATGGGGCCGGCCAAAAGCAGCAGCGCAATCAAGGCCGGCCGTTTCCAACGAGCCTGGCCGGCTCCGACCGACAATGGCGCTTGGTAAGGATTCGACTTCTCGTCCATCCCGGCATTCTAATCGCCTAGAACCGCCTGAAACAATTCGTCGAACAACCAGACGTGGCCGGTCAGTTTCGCCATGATAGCGGCGGAGGGCTTGCTGGGTGGTCGGCGGGTCGGTCGGCATGGTCGCTATTTCTGAAGTTCGCGAACGTGAATTTGAAATCGATGTTTATCAAGTTCGGCTCGATATAGCTTCGCCGCGCGATGCCGAAGCAATGCCCGAAACCGATCCTCGGTTGCTTGGCTCGCCCTGCAGCCGAGGATCACCCCGGCCACGGAAGTGCGAGGAATTTTTCGCACGCCCTTGCCGCGACGGAAATCGAGAACGCGCCACTCGCATTCGTACTCCCAGCATTCCGCTTTTTGGAGCATCCAAGATCCACGATTCCGTACTGTTTCATCGTGAACTATTTTTGCAGCGCTGAGGGTCGGAAACAGGTCGTCATACTTGACCTGCTGCGATCGTTTCAATGGATCTGCCAAAGTGGAGAATTTCAGGCAAACACCCTGATGTTGGTCGGCGTAGTGAGACCACATCAGCATGTTGTCCGGCCGTTCGGCGAGACAAAATACGCTCGCTCGTCGTTTTCTGTAGTTTTTCCTCAAGCATAGCCGACATCGAACCCGCCAACGTCTCGTAGTACTTGGATGTCGTCAGTAGTGCGGCGCGCCGCCAAGCATCTTCGGTACGATTTGGGAACCGTTTT is drawn from Planctomycetia bacterium and contains these coding sequences:
- a CDS encoding DUF1552 domain-containing protein; the protein is MLNRREMLHQMAVGSGAALGLSLLPDRLMASPAGNGAPKRIVFFLQNQGFDPATCVPAGMTRSGSLAKARLPEPIEALEPYKERLHIINGLHGTHTSPSHSAFFGALGGYRGGDGVPPSASTIDYELSKALPQTLLPHLCIGMDSIENMTTKPTIATLSAGGAGQPIFMYSNPNHLYQLLYGGISTGDIRLQHEARSNVLTQIETLAAAEGRSLPSAEAHRYGRYVQGFRDVNGLRDRLDTVADHLRKFAPKIDERFTKPKFETDWHDVLLDLGISALASGITNTLTIGSGRGEIFGAWKGLGVEQQGHNLGHMAQPDNPIWIKIRQYNSRMLVRMMEALERVPEGSGTMMDHTLIVYTSNNADKQHTNGANWPVLLLGNCGGLFKTGCFTQLDGKRPINALYTTLLRSAGQNVDSFNMDEKLAGRFDSGTGPLKEVLA
- a CDS encoding DUF1588 domain-containing protein, producing the protein MSRTGMVWALALSFGMSSVAIAETYTPGQKIDRDFAGFARPFLVRHCVDCHGETEPEGNLSLQSLGSVDEVNAAIWKSVWAQVALKEMPPRDAEQPGVIERLQFSDWIIGELSRVLRDKGGFRAHLDPDKGNFVDHDLLFGPLPDGIRLAPTSSPARLWRVTPQEHVTRLNELINTEPKFDPKNPGLRAHGDSVPTNHGGELKLYFGTDNIIQWQGGTVAYATAVKSVPAVLASARNHGLKNYPDFYSVNSAEATQIMDIADDIIRYMAYGPLSIAEPYQITDDPASIADKMQGDLRGLPTSLVYSTKFLRPRTPVYDLMKEEGATDERLRAAVNYLFEALAFRPPSESESDDYLSIVKNSIKKLGKEDGAVLGLSSIFLDRDALFRPELVESGTPDRYGRVMLQDWELGLAVNHALSYVKPDEELRQAIVAGRMQTRDDVRREVERMLADDAVRKPRILQFFRDYFDYDLGGYICKDGKALNATGVSNRGSSHYRAMFDATASTDRLIELILQDDKDVLKRLLTTDRVVATKADNLYLGEQRTRAEARAAAAQKKESTAKNAKEPIENYNVTEATLSGPPISARVSRRSFGNGSMVPDRILATVPVGQRLGILTHPSWLVSHSDAVDNHAVRRGKWIREKLLGGGIPDVPITVDAMLPDEPDHTLRERMRVTRETYCWTCHKKMDPLGLPFEMYNHAGLFRKTELDKPVDTTGEIIESGEPALDGKVADAMDLIHKLAESRRPEQVFVRHAFRFWMGRNETLNDAPVLQAAYRAYKDGGGSMKALLTTLLTSDAFLYRTRSEPASADVN